Genomic window (Pyrus communis chromosome 13, drPyrComm1.1, whole genome shotgun sequence):
TTTGGTCGTTTTCCCGTTACTGTTTGAAATAATGACAGAAGTGCGCAAACAACACCATCTATAGGAACGTCAAGATGCCATGAGCCGATTTCATCAGCTAGAACTTTCGCCCGTGACTTTGTTGCTTCAGAGCTGCAAGGAACAAGCTACTTTAGTATCATAAAGGAGCACATATCTGCAAGATATTGGAATATTGAGAAAACTACTGCAAGTCTATAATGGAAACTTCACTAAGGGCTTGTtttgatgtgcttttaaaatgattgaaagcacttttagagaaaatgtttttaggttccaaaagcactttaagtgcttttgacaagaagcaccagttatgtgcttcttcctgGAAGCACTCTAAGTGCTTTTCCAGGATTTActaacatttttactaaggattgtttccaaaaatatttttaccaaaagtgctttcagtcattttataAGCACATCTAAATGAGCTCTAATTAAACTACTTTCACATTCGGTTCAGGAATCTCAGGCGTTACTAAAatccaaagaaagaaaaaattacgATGCCCTCCCCAATTTAttgtatttcatttttcatatcAACTGATGACACTCGATATGCAATGGAGACCACAAAACATTAAATGTTAATCTTGGTGTAGCATCCAATAGAAGATCTTGATGCTCCTACCTGTAAACTAGCTAATGCACTGGGAACTGCAACATAAGGAAATTAGCCGCAAGCAGAATAGCACATGGCTCACACAAGGAAATAGTGTATGTGTAAACTGAACCCACCTGTTTTCAGATCCCATGAAAACAGTATAAAATATGCGTTTTGCGAATTCTTTGCTGTCAGTAGGATACTGTCCATCCTTGTATTGTCCAATCCGTATCGCGTCAGCCTTAACTTGTTCATCCCCGTTTGCAATTTCTGCATACAAGTGCATCAGGATTCAGAAATGGATGATACACATTCAGAGGACAACATTTTCCCAGTAGGATAAGATGCCTTTCCCACCTCTGCGCTCAGACTACTAGTATAAGTTCAAAGGAGAGACTGCCTGATACCTCTATGTTCATCTTAACCTAAGATACTGGTTTTACGACTAAGTAGTAAGCTAAGACTACTCAAATTTAGTTGAAAATATTATGGTTCAAACTTCAAAATGTGGCATATGTTCTTTCTACGACTGTAGTATTTGCAAGGCAAAGGATCAATGCAGGTACTGTTTATCGTATGCCTGTAAGAAATGGTTACAGACCCCCATCCACCCATCGAGTATCCTTCTACATTAAAATGCAGTGTGTTGCCAAAAAGTTGACggcagaaaaaaaatgaaattattgtACACAAATATCGGATTAAAAAACTAACCTTTTACAACAAGCTGGCACATGCAACCAACTATAGCAGCTACTGAGGAGCTATCTGCTCCACCagaaagaggaagcaaaaaCCCAGAAGCTCCACTTCTTCTTAAATAGTCCCATAACCAGCAACCAGGACCAAAGGCTATTTCCTCCTCAGGAGAGTGATACTTAATCTGCAAATCATAAATTATATTCAATTGTATTAAAGAAAACCACATTTAATAAATTCTGTCAAAGTATCACAGCTTAGCCACATAACTAAAATTTCAAGTGAATTTAAATGTTAAATTGAAATCTTACAAAGTAATCATgttaatattttgttatattgtAACATTCGGTCAGAAATACACAAGGATGTAAactataaatatttttaggcaAATTCTTGAAAAACCAACACTGAGAAACCAAAGCCTACTTGGCCAGCAGGCCCAAGTAGCCCTGGAATCTTCTGAATGCTTCTACATCAACTCCACTGGCTTGGAAAGAACTCATCCTCGAGTCCAAAACTGGATTCTCCCAAGCCTAACAAAGAGTGATTTTGAATAACGGACCATTCTGGAACATTTTATGTTTATTCTCAAGCTTCAGATCCACCGGGTTGGAAATAATTCGTTCTCGAATCTTTTGGTGATAACTgctgaaacaaaataaattatccGCATAACTTTTGCCTTGGCACTGAATCTTCCCACTCCTAAAATATTTAGACTATCTCAAACTGCTCGACCAATTCCACTCATCTCCTACTGAATCTCTCAACCAACAACGTTTTAATCCAAATTTCAGTTGATTGGCAGGATCAATGAAATTCCGCACAACAGACAAATGAAAACCATCAAATCCAAGAAAATCAACATGCTCAGAATTAACACTGTCTAAAGACTCTAAACCATTCCTCCAGTTTTGAAAATCAACATGCTCATCTTCAACAAAGTCTACAAGAATTTCTGGACCCACCTTATATGCAGATTCTTGTCTCAACAACTCCATAGTATTATCTGCACTACCCCTTTgacaaaatacataaataaatagataaataaatcACTACCCCAACTACTTGAGTTGGTCATTGCTAGAACTTGATCTAACCTTCAGAGGACTAGAAAGGCACGTTTTCAGATTAAAAGACTGACAAAGGCTGTATCGTGCCTCCACAAAAGGAACCCTGGTTTTGCAGCTCGCTTGCTCTTGGAAGCTACTTATAGATCCTCTAAGACTAGCAACCTGCCATTAAGGAAAACGAAGAGTAAGGTAAAGTCATCGTAGGAAATTCCAGGAATCTGTATTAGTGGAAGAAATCCAAATTCAACAATGAGCAACCATGTATTCGTTATTTCGTGGAATAAAAGACACTGGAATTCAATGGAGCTTTTAAATGGAAAATTCAGACACTACCCCACATACAATCGGTGAAAAGAATAACATACCGCATCTAAATCAATTTGGGCAATCACAACCTCAACATCCTTCAAAGAAAATTGTGAGCCTTGAGCAACTAGATCTCCATTTATGGCAACACTagcacatccatctgccacaaaTTAACCATAGTTCAACAACCAGACACTGTCCATTTACAAGTTTTTTTCCTTGAGCACATACAGTGCTGATACAAATATTTTCTAAGCAAAATGCATAGCCACACTGAGGAAAAATATCCACCAATTAATGTATTCTCACGTACCATAGTAAAGGCGACCACCATCACAACCCTGGTGATTGCTGTACATGTATAACCCTCCACGAGTGTGAGTAGCACCTATTAAAGCACGAAGACGAATATCAAGCTTTCTAAGTTGGTGATGACTTCCATTTGCATTCATAAAAACTTCAACCCCATTCAATGCAAGCTCGGCATGAGGAGGAATAGGAGTAAAAAGTTCTTCGCAAACTTCAGCGGCAACAGCTCTAATAAGGGAACAATGCTTATGATTTAGAATTTCCACAATTAGATTATGACTGAAAGAGAATACTATGCTGAAATAAAATTACAACTCCTGCAACACTAAGGCTGGCCTCGGAGCCATCTGATTTGGGGCACATTTTAGATAAAGCAGTGATAGGATCAACCAACAACAACTTCCCGCACAAGACACACCTTACAATGTGTTACGAACTTATGAATTGTGATGACATGAATACTAAAACATGGGCAACTGCAAAGTTCTAAAAGAACTTAATAATCATGAATTGTGTAGTTTACTCAATTTGTCTTATGAAATATCATGAAGGCAATTTTCAAGGGAGTTGCGGCACTCACTCTTTATATTTGCGGCACTAACAGTTACCAAACTGACGCGGGGAAACTCTCTAATAATTTATTCTCACCTAACCAATCCTACGTTTCATTAGATTTGCTACAAAAGCAACATATTTGCACACAGTCACAATACAACTGACCAACTGAAAATAAAGCAAGTAATATTGGCACTTACGTGTCTAGAAACTGTATGTACCCATAACCGAAAGGCGCAGATTCCTGCGACAAAGTTTCAGCAATTTCATTTGGCAACTGAAAGTCCACAAGTTGGTCTCTTTGTTTCCATGCCGTAAACCAACGAAGTTCCCTGTAATTTCCATCATTCGCAAGCCACATCTTTGGGCGAATCATGATAATCTTTCTGTTCATACAAATAATCTGACAATTGTAACGCTCCGACCCTTTGATCACAGGCATACCAAAGCTGCATAATATGCCATCAGTCCAATCCCCAACTAACAGCTCTTTCAAGCATTCCCATCTGCAAAAAAACACATTTCTTAATCACCACAAAATATTACCATTTACAATAACTTAAAAGTGAAAACCTTCActataaatttatctttaaaTAAACATTTACCACTTAATTCATCCACAAATAAGACCAAAAATTCTGATTTTTCTATCATTTAAGCTTAATTCTTACGCAAAATGCAAAACCCAATTTCAAACTAAGTTAACTAAACTAAATACGGGCTAATTTTATTCTAACTTATCACTTAACAAAGATTTAACCAATCATTTGAAACGTAGAGAGTGAGAACTTACGCATGATTAACAGTGTCGAGCTCGAGGAAATGGTCTTCGCAGCCATATCCAGTAATCTCAAGCTCGGGACCAAGCCGAATGACGGCGCCGGCATCCTTAGCCCGAACTATGGACTCCTTGATGTTCTTCAAATTGCAGTCGAAGTCCATTGCCCATTGGTTCAGATTGCAGGTTGCGACCTTCAGCAGTCTCATCTCGAATACCTTCAATTTCCAGCGAATTGAATTCTAGGGTTGCTAAATGGGGTTGTTGGATGAGAGAATCGGAGAGCGCGGAATGGATCGTAAGCTTCGCCGATGGGAGTAGTGAGCAGAGACGGAGAATTCGTGGCCTTGTGCTTCCTGGATCCTTGGACGGGTCAACCCGGTCTAGTTATTCCGGTTTTGACACGTTTGAAATTTCGGGTTTCGGAGCAGATGCGGAACCGTGAAGCGCACGCGTGTCAAATAATGTTGCATGGGGTTTGGATAATTTAAAGTTTCAGCAAGCGGTGGTTTAGTTATTAAATCAGTGCATACAGAGTTTTCCAACTTCAAAGTTTCAGGGTTTTTCAAATGGTTagaaactatattttttaaattaattcttaataaaaagttcaagtggatactacaatgccattttaattgttttttgcaAGAAGTAAATATCTGGTTTATCtgatttctttaaaaaaacatttacaCTCCGTTTGAATacgataaaataaaacaaaatatcacTTAAACTAGGGAATTTAGGATGGGAGAGCAGTTTTCCCTCGTTTGGGAACCTTGCAGTGTGAGAAACAATACTTCTACGGGAAAAAAAGGTGGAAATTGGGGATGAAGATTTCCGAGTTTAATTTCCGTCTAAAGATGTGTAATTTCACAATTCCAACAATGATGAGAATCTCGAATTCATCTACAGGGAAACTTTGCGAGCGCCAAACTAGGATGTATACCGCCAAATTTCACACTAAAAGGGCTGCATCTTCACTCTGTTAACTCTCCAATCTTAAAAGGAATTTTCGCTCGTGcaatcatcttcttcctttcttcttctagGTCAGTGTCtttactctcttctttcttgaattatttttaGCTTTTTGGGTATACTCATTATAGAATTGTGAATTTTGCTGATAGTTTTATGTTTGGTGCgcttattatgttttttttctcaGATTGAATTGTTTATTGGGTCTGTAATAACCTTATTTGGAAAAGGTGGAAGGCTTTTGGTGATGGTGGTTTGGGGGGATGGGGATGGGGGTGGGGGAGGGAATACACTCTTTCTAAActacttaaaaacactttattgGTTCTTCCCCTGAATTGTTTCCTTCACTTcaatggaagaaaagaaaacatagtCTAGCAGTCCtccatttttagttttttatggCCTTTGGTGTTAGTTCCTTGTTACATATATTGTGCTTTTGAAGGTTAactgtaaaaaacaaaaatatagatgcTAGGATGATTGAAGTCGTGACTTTCATTATTGCATTTAGCAGTATAAATAAGTGTTGGATTACAATAGTCCTAGGGATTCAGAGATCCGATCACATTAACAATAGCCAAGATTAATTAGATGTTGTGCCTTTGGTGTtagttcatttgttttttggttgcATCGTCTCCTTCTTGCCTCAAAAACCTTGTGTGTTTACATTTATATATACAACTTTTGGTTAAACAGAAAGTCGCATATCCCATAAATATTTGTTGCACATCACAATATATCTTTGTTCATACATTCAAACAGGTATGGAAATACTCATATTGTAGACATGCTAACGAGGTTAAAGCGAAAGCGTGTAATAAATGAAGaggaaaataggaaaaaaaaggaaaattattgTCAGTACAATTATATATGTTATTGTCATGGTCATGCATTGGTATAGTACAAGTGTTCTTCTCAAAGAATCTTCAAATGATTGGGATACAATTATATATGTTATTGTCATGGTCATGCATTGGTATAGTACGAGTGTTCTTCTCAAAGAACCTTCAAATGATTGGGATCAAGAAAGACAATCTTTCCTTGGCCGATTGTTTGATGGAAAAGATTCAACGTGCATTGAACAATTACGAGTTAGCAAGAGTGCATTTAAGCAGTTATGTGAAATTTTACCAGGGATTGGTGGATTAGTTCGCACTAGAAATGTGTCCATTGAAGAATCTattgcaatattttttttttaatatacttGCCCACAACTTGAAGTTTAAAGTCATCAGTTTTCATTATTATTTCTCCAAGGAAACAATTAGTCGGCAATTTCACAATGCGTTGCATGCAATGATGAAAATAAGTTAAGAATATGTGAAATATTAGCCATGTGTTATTGCCAATTCTGAAAGAGAGAAGTGGTGGTGGTTTGAGGTAATCAATCAACAACTATACCTAAAAAATATGCCTTAGTTTGATATCTTCATTAGCTTTTTAgacttatcttttgttttcttttgtatgacatttttatttagttttgtgTGGAGCACTTGATGGAACTCTCATACCAGTAACAATAACGGTTAAGGAAAGACAAAGATATCAATATAGAAAGGGTGATATATCCACTAATATGTTAGGAGTGTGTGGTccaaatttaagatttttttatgtgttaccTGGATGGAAAGGTTCTACATCTGATGCTTGTGTTTTGCATGATGCTTTACATAGGAGTAACCGGTTTCATGTTCCAAATGGTAATGTATGATACCAATTAGCTCtatattagaaagaaaaaaactttaaaatatatCTAAATTTGTTCTCTAAATTTTTTGTTGTAGATAAATATTATCTTGTGGACGTTGGCTATACTAATGAACCGGGGTTTTTAACACCTTACCGTGGAACTAGTTATCATTTGAAAGAATGGGTTGGAGACCGTCGACCTGAAAACTACTATATAATTTGCGTCATTCAAGGGCAAGGAATGTTACTGAGAGGGCATTTGGATTGTTAAAAAAGAGATGGAGCATATTACGCACACCATCCTTTTTCGACATTAAAACACAAGTTAGGATTATAAATGCGTGTTGTATCTAACATAATTTTATTAGAACTGAGCAAGCTACTGATCTAGTTTTAGAAGCTCAAGGTTTACAATTTTTAGCATTTGTCAACTCAGAGTTGTTAAATCGTTCAACAAGAGAGTAAAATGAAAATAACTCTGATGTGATTACATCTGTTCAAGCTACTGTTGAATGGACAATGTTTTGTGATACATTGGCATTGCAGATGGTCCACGATTATCAAGCTCAGAGAGCTGCCAATAATTCCTAATGGAAAATTAGTTGCTTTTAGTTTGTGTTGTCATGGTGAATGTGGATTTCATATGAATACTATGGCTTTATGTGTTTCTTGAACATGTTATGTTTGATTTataatgttgttttttttaaagttaatgtGCGTGCAGCTATGTCCATTATGTTACCATTTAATGTATGTCTATTTCAAGCAATTATACTCAAGTTTTTGTAACTTAGTTCTATATAATTGTGAATGTATAAATATGAGCTGATACTCAAATTGTTACTATGAATGTGTCTATGACTGACTTAACGTCTCAATACTATATTTTGTATGTTAGGAGCAATGGAAGGATTTGATAGAAAACCAGTATGCAAACAAAAACCAAGGAGAAAGAATGAGaaccaagaaaatgaaaatgaaggagaggaaaataattattttagatGGAATGTAGATATGGAACGTGCTTTGGCTGACATTCTTCGCGAAGAACGAAGATTGGGAAACAAAAGGAGATGGTGGTTGGAAGACAACTGCTTATAAATCTGCTGCAACCATATTATCTGCTCAATTTGATATTCATATAACTGTTGATAACATTCAAAATCGTGTGAagtcttgaaattttttttatgcaatAGTGAGTGATATACCAGGTCAAAGTGGATTTAATTGGGATGCAACCAAAAAGATGATAAGTGTAGATGAAAACCCTTCCTAGCAAGCGTACGTGAAGGTAACaagttcattaattttcttttgtgtgtgTTGAATTCTTTTAATTGTTGTGGATTTAATTGGGATGCAACCAAAAAGATGATAAGTGTAGATGAAAACCCTTCCTAGCAAGCGTACATGAAGGTAACaagttcattaattttcttttgtgtgtgTTGAATTCTTTTAATTGTTCTTATACTTATGGTTTGCTTTTTGatcttttatgttttgattgGTAGTCACATGGTGGTGCTAAAAGTTTTCGTTGGAAGTTCATTCCAAACTAGGATGATATAGTGGATTTATGTGACAAAGATAAAACCACGGGTGAGGGTGCTGAAATATGTGTAGAAGATATTGAGATTATGACTCCTCTGCATAATGAACATGATCATATAGATTTGGCTGGTGGTGCACAAGGTTTAGAAGATATTGAAATTATTAATGAGATTTCACCTAGTTCAGCCAATGGTCAAAAGACTCAAAGCAAGAGAAAGCCATAAAGTTTTGTTGATGTGCCTCATACATAAAGAAAATCAACCACCCCTAAAGATATGATTGCAAATTCACTTGCCAAGATGGCTTCATAATTTCAAGACTATATTTCTGTAGACACAAAGAAACTTGATCCAACAGAGGTATATGATGAAGTAAATGCAATACTAGATCTCAGCAAAgaagaacaaatcaaagcatATGCTTGGTTGATCAAAAATGACAAGCAATTTGTAATGTTGAAGACACTcccaattaagaagaaaaagaatatggTATTATTGCTTACTTCATGAGGCGCATAAGattgttttaattatgtttcTCATCCATTATGTTtcttattttagtgtttttcaGTACGACATTTAGAATAAAAGTCATGCATGTCACGAATGTTCGTTGACATTTGCAAGTGTGCTTTACATGGATTTTCCCACTTCAATCAACTCTTATCATATTATGCAGACCTTTGAGAAGTTCttaattgttggaaaatttagaCTGTTTTTCTTTAGTGCTTGTTTGGCAGCTCCAATTTTTGGTTTGATGACCTTTATCATTGATGACTTTGTTACCATTTaacatttttcctttttcaaatttgtattCTTCTATGAAATACAAATTCTAGGGAATAtccaaacaatgaaatttgtaaTTCCCTTCATTTTGCAATTTCCATGTATCCAACATcagaacaatgaaatttcaattgATGGGGTTTCAATTACTGGTAATTGTAATTCCCATCATTTagaattttatgaaaatttagaAATTCTCCATCCAAACGTAGTGTTAGAGTACTTTTGGAACCCCGAAccaatttcaccaaaaacacttccagtcatttaaaaaaaataaggttAATCTTAGTTTACCACCTTGAAGtttcttgattttcaacatttggtacatgaagtttttttcgtcccagtctggtacctaaagtcataattctgggacactttcatacatctgttaactTTTCCATCATAACCTTTGTTAACTAATAACATGGTGCCCACGTGGCCAATGATTGGGtgccacgtgtcaatatgggcCTATAtagataatttaaaattttaaaaaataaaaaataaaaaaatattttggacCCACCGTCTCAAATATGCAATTTGCTTTGCTAAACCTAAATCCCTTAAAACTGCAATTTGGTTGAAGCTTCATCTTCCCCGCAAATTTGCAATTCCAATTTGCCCTCATCCATAAGCCCCTTCTCACCCCCTTCCCAATCCCTTTTTCCAGTACCCACAGTTTATTCCTTCATCACTAACACCATCGCGAGATCACCTCCATCATCCACTTCCGTCACTCGTCACTTGTCACAGTCGTCAATTTTTGATCCCTACCTTCACATAAAGCCTCGCTTACGACCTATTTTCCTAACACTTCATCATCGGTTCTATCTACCAACGATTATACTCTGTCTTCGCACCTCCTTCCACGGCAAAGCCCATCAAACCCTAATTTGACTAACCTTCAAATCAACTGGTGCAAGAGACTAGGCAGCGGTGGTGGGCAGAAGATTGCTGTTGCGTTTTGCTAGGCTTGAAGATGGTGTTGGGCTGCTGGAGCAAAAGGAGGTGGTAGAGGCGGTTTGGACTTCGATTATTCATCTTCAACTTGATTTAATCAGCCATGGTTGCTGGTTGAGAACGGTAAAAGGAGAAATTTATCCTTTGTTGCTGTCGGTGGTACTTGGCTGCCATGGTTGGATTGTAGCGAGTTGCATATGAGAGAATGGAGGTTAGGTGCAGTTTGCAGTGGAGggagggtggggtggggtgggatggggAGGTGAGGTAGGAGATGGTGGgtccaaaattattttttattttttttaattttaaaatattcacaTGGGCTCATATTGACACGTGATGCCCAATCATTGTCCATGTAGGCGCTACATCATCTGTCCATGTAggcgccacatcatcagttaatggAGGTTCTGACGGAAAAGTTAACatatgtatgaaagtgtcccagaattatgactttaggtaccagactgggacgaaaaaaacttcatgtaccaaatgttgaaaaccaagaaacttcagggtagtaaactgagattaacccttaaaaatacttccaaacgagctctaAAACTTTATTATGTCTTTTAGGTCTTCACAGTAATTTGAGTAACTGtggtatatataaatattagaCAGTTTGAGTTTGATACCTATAACACTACTACTATAACAATGTGTGAGTTT
Coding sequences:
- the LOC137713241 gene encoding glutamine-dependent NAD(+) synthetase-like; the encoded protein is MRLLKVATCNLNQWAMDFDCNLKNIKESIVRAKDAGAVIRLGPELEITGYGCEDHFLELDTVNHAWECLKELLVGDWTDGILCSFGMPVIKGSERYNCQIICMNRKIIMIRPKMWLANDGNYRELRWFTAWKQRDQLVDFQLPNEIAETLSQESAPFGYGYIQFLDTAVAAEVCEELFTPIPPHAELALNGVEVFMNANGSHHQLRKLDIRLRALIGATHTRGGLYMYSNHQGCDGGRLYYDGCASVAINGDLVAQGSQFSLKDVEVVIAQIDLDAVASLRGSISSFQEQASCKTRVPFVEARYSLCQSFNLKTCLSSPLKIKYHSPEEEIAFGPGCWLWDYLRRSGASGFLLPLSGGADSSSVAAIVGCMCQLVVKEIANGDEQVKADAIRIGQYKDGQYPTDSKEFAKRIFYTVFMGSENSSEATKSRAKVLADEIGSWHLDVPIDGVVCALLSLFQTVTGKRPKYKVDGGSNVENLGLQNIQARIRMVLAFMFASLLPWVHNKPGFYLVLGSSNVDEALRGYFTKYDSSAADINPIGSISKQDLRAFLRWAAMHLSYASLADIEAAPPTAELEPIRSNYSQLDEVDMGMTYQELSVYGRMRKIFRCGPVSMFKNLCYRWGTKLTPREVAEKVKHFFKYYSINRHKMTVLTPSYHAESYSPEDNRFDLRQFLYNARWPFQFRKIDDLVRELDGDRVRLGDSSDQDKLVDISHGAGGMGVVAAGSGNPNVGL